GATGGATACTTTAAACTAGCCCATGGAGCCACGCCTGAATCTATCCATACATCGATAACATCAGGTACTCTCTTTGCTGGATTGCCGCATCTTGGGCATTTCAATACTACCTTATCAACCCATGGTCTATGTAAGTCTATTGGTTCATCTGGTATTGATATGGCCAGACTCTTTAGTTCATCAAGTGAACCTATTACTGTACTATATCCGCACGTTTCACACTTCCATATTGGTAATGGGATTCCCCAATATCTTTGTCTTGAGATAGCCCAATCGTGTGCATTTCTTAACCATGGTTTGAATCTAGTTTCAAGAGCCCATTGTGGAATCCATGCTGGTTGATCTGACAACTTAACTAATTCATCCTTAATTTTGCTCACGGTAATAAACCACTGTTTAGATAATCTTTGTATCAATGGTGTTTTGCATCGCCAACAGTGTGGATATCTGTGAACTATTTTACCGGTATACAGTAATGCTCCTCTCTCTTTCAAATCCTCAATTATTATCTTATCAGCATCTTTAACGTACATTCCAGAATAACGTCCAGCCTCAGGTGTGAATAACCCGGCATCATCAACAGGGCTCAATGCAGGAAGCTTATATTTCATACCGACTTCAAAGTCTTCTCTACCGTGACCAGGTGCAGAGTGAACAAGTCCTGTTCCTTCCTCCATACTTACATATTCTTCGCTTAATACAACTTTATGAATAAGATCTGATTGTATTGGAATAAGATCTCTAAGTGGATGTTCATATGAAACACCTTCAAGTTTTGAACCTGGGAACTCCTCAATTATTTCCAGAGTTATTCCAGTTTCTTTTTCAACAGGTTCAAGTCTCTTCTTTGCAAGGATTAGTGTTTCTCCTGTTTTTTTATCTTTGACTTTTACGTATGTTTCTTTTGGATGAACCATTACTGCTACATTACCTGGTAATGTCCATGGTGTAGTTGTCCATATAAGGAGATCTGCATTCATTTCTTTTGCTTTAAATTTTACGTATATTGATGGGTCTTCTACTTCTCTGTACTCTTCTGTTACTTCATATCCAGAAAGCACTGTTTGGCATCTCGGGCACCAGAAGACAACTTTTTCACCATGCTCTAGTAATCCTTTTTCTGAGCTTCTTTTTATAAAAAGCCATGCAGCTTCTATGTATTCATTTTCTATTGTTCTATAAGGATGTTCCCAATCCATCCAAACCCCTAATTCCTTGAACTGTTTTTCCTGTATCTTTAGATTTTTTAAAGCCCATTCTCTACATTCATTAACAAACTTTTCTACACCAAGTTTTAAAATATCACGCTTAGTTTTTAGTCCCAGGTTCTTTTCAACTTGCACTTCTATGGGTAACCCGTGCATATCATAGCCAGGCCTATCCCAAACCATGTAGCCTCTCATTCTATAAAACCTGAGAAATGCATCCTTGATGATCTTGTTCCATGCTGTCCCTACGTGTATAGGGTTTGTAACATATGGTGGACCATCAAGAAAGTAGAATTTTGGTTTATTCTTTCTTAATTCTACTACTTTATGATAGACGTTGTTTTTATCCCAAAAGTCAAAGATTTCTAGCTCATAATTGACTGGCATATATTTTTGGGGTAGTTGATTTATCTTACTCATAGAGCATCTAACCTAATCTAGTTTATTTTTGAAAAACAAAGAATATATAAGCTTAAGCATTATTTAATCATAGTACTAACATGAAAGAGAAGAATCAAAAGAAAGTGAGTGGAAGATATAAAGGTAAGCGTGGAGAACGTGACCTGTTTCGATATCTTTCAAAATTTGGTTGGAAAGGGCGTAGAATACCAGCTTCTATTGTTGATGGTTTTGCTACAAAAAATAACAGAATAGTATTTTTTGAAGTTAAGACCACCAAAAATAATAATGTCAAGATACCTAAAGAACAAGTTAAAAGACTTTATGATTGGTTAGAATATTTTTCCTATTATCCAATAAGAGAAGCTGTGAGTGCCGTAAGATTTACTAAAGCACGTAAATGGGTCTTTATTAAAATGGACGAGATACGAGATTATACAATAAATCTAAGTACAAAAAGTACATGGGCGCCTCTTTCCGACCAAGAAATAAACTTATTTACATGGTCGTCTAAATAATTAAGGGAGTGCTATGGGAGGAAAAGGAAAGAAAAGCATAAAACAACTCGAGAAAGAGCAATTAAAACAACAAATGAAGGAGAAAAAAAGTAAAGAAGTTAAGGAAACAAAGAGGGAAAGTAAGACTACTACAGCAATAGTTGACACATCGTTAATGGGCAGGGTAAAAGCAGAACTAAAGAATTTTAAATACTTATCTCCATGGGTGATTTCCAGTCAATTTAGTGTAAAAATGGGGGAGGCAAAAAGGTTACTTAAGAGACTTGAAAGCGAAGGTATAGTAGAGCTTGTAGCGCACGATGATAGGAATCCTATTTATAAACCAAAAACTTAAAAAACAATCAATTTTAATTGTAACGATTAGAAATATTATTCCTTAGAGAGAGGATACCAATTTTGCTTTTTTGACTTTTTTAGCTATCCATTGTTTTATTATAGAGCTAAAGTTTGGTTCTCCTACATCAACCATCTCATATTTTACATGGACGACAGGCTTATTTAACTTGAGGTATCGGCTTATATCTGATGGTGTTCCTAGTACCACTGTGTCTCCAGGTATTTTATTAATAAATTCCTGCAGTTGTTTCATTTGTTCTGTACCATAACCTATTGTTGGCACTACATCGGCTGTATGCTTATACATTTCATAGATTTCTTTAAATATGCCTTGTGCATATGGTTTGGGATTAATAATTTCTGATGCACCATACCGTTTTGCAGCAATATAACCGGCTCCGAACGGCATGTGTCCATGTGTTACAGAGGGGCCGTCCTCAACAACTATGACTTTTTTACCTTCTATCATTTGAGGATTATCAATCGAAATTTCGAATTCTGCTTTAACTATCGTAGCCTTAGGATTAAGTTTATGCGCATTCTTTTCCACAGTATCTATGTCATCAGGTTTTGCTGTGTTAACTTTACTGATCACTATTAAATCAGCCATCATGACATTTATTTCTCCAGGATAGGAACCCACTTCATGACCTGGTCTAGTAGGGTCAACCACTGTTATATAAAGATCTGGTTTATAAAATGGTGTATCATTGTTTCCTCCATCCCAAATAATTATGTCAGCCTCATGCTCAGCATTCTTAAGTATTTTTTCGTAATCAACACCTTCATACGCCACGATGCCCATTTTCATGTAGGATTCGAACTCTTCCTTTTCTTCTATCGTTAGATTTAATCTATCTAGATCCTCAAGCTTTTCAAGCCTTATAACAATGCTATTTAAAAGGTCTCCATAAGGCATGGGATGCCTAACAACCACAACATGTACTCCCTCTTCTCTAAGCAACGATACAAGCTTACGGGAAACCGTACTTTTCCCAGCACCAGTACGTGAGGCAGTAACTGCTATGACAGGTTTATTCGATTTTATCATGGTTTTTTCTGGAGCTATTAGCTTAAAGTCTGCTCCAGAACTCAGTACTATTGAAGATTTGTGCATTATATCGTTATAAAGCACATCACTATACGAAAACACAACTTCGTCAACATTATACTTTTTTATTATTTGAGGCAGTTCATATTCACTCGTAATAGGTATTCCCTGTGGATAAAGCGGCCCAGCTAATTCAGGCGGATACTTGCGATCGGCAATACCAGGTATCTGTGCTGCAGTGAACGCAACAATCTCATACTCTGTATTATTACGATAAAGAATATTATAATTATGAAAATCTCGACCGGCAGCACCCATTATTACTATTCGTTTTTTATCATGAGTATCCAAGATTCTCACCAATGATAACTAAATATGATGTACTACTTAAATATTTTTCAAAACATGAATAAAATAAAACAGGATAAATATATTAAATTTTTACTAATTAATAATAACTTTTATAAGTTAATTTTTATAAAATTTTTCATAATTTTAATAGAATATTTTACATGTATATTCCGACAGGCTTCTTTTCAGGTTGTCTTGATGATTTTCTGAATTGATTATAAACTTCCATGTAGTATTTCAGATCATCCTGAGTTACGCTTGATGGGACATTCTTCAGAGCTTTTTCAAAATGTCTTGCAGCTACTTTTACAGGACGTACGCCCTCTCTTATCGCTTCCATAGCTGCTTCTCTGCACACTGCTTCTATATCAGCTCCAGTATATCCCTCTGTCCTGAGCGCTAATTCTTCTACGTTAACATCTTCTGCTAGTTTCATCTTTTTAGTGTGAACTTTAAAGATTTCGATACGTGCTTTCAAATCTGGTGGTGGAACGAATATTATTCTATCGAATCTCCCAGGTCGGAGTAATGCGGGATCTATTATATCTAACCTGTTTGTAGCACCAATAACTACAACATTTTTTAATGTCTGCAATCCATCCATTTCAGTTAAAAGCTGGTTCACCATTCTTTCTGTGACACCGGAATCACCACTTCTTAAGCCTCTTGCAGGCGCGATCGCATCGATTTCATCGAAGAACACTATGCATGGGGCTGCTTGCCTTGCTTTCTTAAATACTTCTCTGATACCTTTTTCGGATTCACCAACCCATTTACTTAGTAATTCTGGGCCTCTAACTGCTATAAAGTTTGCTTCACTTTCTGTTGCTACGGCTTTCGCCAGTAATGTTTTACCGGTTCCAGGAGGACCATAAAGCAATATACCTCTTGGTGGTCTTATACCTGCTTCTTCGAATATTTCCGGTTTCTTGATCGGTAATTCGACGGCCTCCCTAAGAAGTTGTTTCACATCATCTATTCCGCCTATATCCTCCCAGTGAACTTCAGGGACTTCTATAAGAACTTCTCTTAACACTGATGGTGGAACATCTCTCATTGCAGCCTCGAAATCTGCCATCGTGACTTTTAATTCTTGAAGTATTTCTGGAGGTATTGTTTCTGCATCAAGGTTTATTTTAGGTAAAAACCTCCTCAATGCGTTCATTGCTGCTTCTCTACATAATGCTGCAATATCAGCACCAGTAAAACCATGTGTTATTTGAGCTAACTCATCTAAATTCACGTCATTGTCTAAAGGCATATTCCTAGTGTGAACCAAGAATATTTCTTTACGTGCTCTTTTGTCTGGCATTCCTATAGCTATTTCTCTATCGAATCTCCCAGGTCTTCTGAGAGCTGGGTCTATTGCATCAGGTCTGTTCGTAGCACCTATGACTATGACTTGCCCTCTTCCTTTCATACCATCCATTAATGCTAATAACTGTGCTACAACTCTTTTTTCTACCTCGCCAGTCACTTCACTTCTTCTGGGAGCTATGGCGTCTAATTCATCGATGAAAATAATTGATGGGGCGTTTTCCTCAGCTTCTCTGAATACTTCCCTTAATCTAGCCTCTGATTCGCCGTAAAACTTGCTCATGATTTCAGGGCCATTTATAGTTATAAAGTGTGCTCCAGATTCGCTGGCTACGGCTTTCGCCAGTAATGTTTTACCGGTTCCAGGAGGACCATAAAGCAATACTCCTCTTGGAGGATCAATTCCTAATCTTTTGAAAAGCTCAGGGTGTTTTAATGGTAACTCTACTATTTCTCTAATACGCATTTTTGCTTCCTCTAAATCTCCTATGTCCTCAAATGTAACTCTCGCTACCATTACTTCTTCTTCTTTTACAGGTTCAGACCTGATGGTAATTTCTGTGGAATCAGTAATTATTCCTGATGGTCCGGGAGCTATTGATACAACCATCAGATTTATTCTACCGCCTAATCCTACTGGTATTTGTATTACATCACCCCTATTTACAGGTATTGATTGTGAGAGAGCTCGTTCATAAATTCTTGAACGCGCATGATGAAGCAAGTCCTCAGGTATTCGTGAGTCTAATGGTGCGAGTGTAACTTTTGTAGCAGGTTTAAGTGTTGCAGGATGTACTTTAACAGTATCACCTATTGATACGCCTGCATTTCTTCTTATTATCCCATCCATTCTGATTATTGTTCTGTTATCGTCAAAACGAAGTGGCCATGATATTGCATAGGTATTGCGCTTTCCTACTATTTCGATAATATCACCAGGCACTATGTTTAACTGTCCCATAATTTTTCTGCTCATTGAGGCATATCCTGTGCCAACTTTATCAGGTTCTGCTTCCATTACTACAAGCTCGACTTCCCTGATTGAAGACATTTATTCTCACTAACCACTTATTTTTATTCTACTCTGTAAAATAAAGTTTACTTTAGAATAAGAAAGAGAATGATACATTTACTCCTTAATATTTGATTAAACAATCTTCACTGAAGCTGAAAGATCTTCAGTTCCTTAAAACCAACCTCTTATTATATTGAGTTCTGATATGAGTGATTCACTCAAAAAGCTTATGGCTAACTTAAGCTTATCAGCAATCATAGGACTGAAGTTCTAGATTCCCTTGTCTAATTTTTCTGTAAGGAAGGGTTATTTTTATTAAATAAATTTATTTACATCTCAATAATTACAATTAAAGAGAATGGGTGCTATTGATCACTATTAAACGAACAACAAGACGATTGATTAGGATTATTCACAGTCCACACGCATTAATAGAGGAAGTACTGGTAGCCCCAGATCTATTGAGTCCAATGATGGCTTTCATAATGTTTCTGCTCTTTTCCATGTTTAAATCGTATGCTTTTGCATCGAAGATTATAGAGGTTAATGGGGTTTTTGGAAATACTTTTCAATATTATTCTTCTGAGCTTACCATATATTTTATAGAAGGATCCGGTTTAATATTGTTCTCGACTATGCTTCTTGTTCTCGTTTCTGTAAGGCATGAATATTATAAAGTATTTGTGTTGTTCTCGTTTTATTTGTTACTACTGCTTGGTCTTGGACGATTAATTTCTGGGATTACAATGCTTTTTCTTCCAAGAATGCAATATAGCTACGAGCTTGGCATTCCGTTATCTGTTCAATTTCAAGAGGCATTAATCAAATGGTCACAATCTAATAGCATTTATTATATTCTGAATGTTTTCATTGCCGATGTAGTACCTATAACCTGGTGTATTATTCTTCAATCTTATGCTGCAAGTGAGCTTTTGCGCGCTAATAGATTAGCTGCTACGTTTATGCTAATTTCAGCATGGATTGGTGTAAGGATTATAATAGTCAGAGCGTTAATGACAATATTATATGGTGTTCCTTTTGTTTGAGGTGAGCAGAAATTATTAGAGAGCTTATAATTTTATCTGTTGGTATCATTTTGAGTTTGACGAGTGGTGGAAATAATTCTGCTATTGGTCCAGCCATTCTCATGGGTTCAGGTATTTTTAAGAGAAAAAGTGCAATATTTTCTTGTGCTATAGGAATACTTGCTGGTGTTATAATAAATGCAACGTTGATGATTAATTATGGTAGTACATTGATTGTTAATAGCAAATCTAGCGAGCTCTTACCTGTAATGATTTCATCGATAATCACTCTTGTATTATTGAGTGCATTCGGTGTTCCTACATCAGTATCTCAGTTGGTGATAGTTTCTATAGCAGGATTCGCTGCTGCAGGAATATTTATAATCAATTGGGACTATTTTTTATTCACTGTTGTATCATGGATAGTTAGTGTTGTATTATCAGTATTTTTGTCAGCATTTTTTTATAATATTTTTTATCAATATTCGTTTTCAAAGCCTTATGTAGGTTTGAGTTTTAAGGTAAAACTTCTAATTATGTTTATGAGTTTGTATAATTCGTACCTGGTTGGAGCAAATGTGATCGGTTTTGTTATATCTATTATTAGGGTTTCTTTGACACAGATTGGTCATACTGAACTTTTGTTAATTAATGGTATTGCTGGTGCATTAGGATTACTCGTAATAAGCAAAAAAATATTTATTGAAGTTGGTTTTCGTCTTAGCAGACTGGGTCGTATAGCAACTTTGTCAGCCCTTCTTTCATCTAATATTATAATACAATTTTTCACAGTAATGGGTATGCCAATATCAGTAACTCAAACAGTAACAGGGAGCTTAATTGGTATAAGTCTTGCTAAAGGAAGTTTACGTATTGGTAGTTCTATGAAAATGTTTAAGAATTGGATAATAACACCAGTTATTGGGGTTGTCATTTCCCTGTTTGTATATTTTGTGCTTTTAACTTTTTACGGCAAAATATAAGAGTTGTAAAACATCACCAACATCCTCAGCATTATCGACAATATTATCCATAAAGAGAATGATATCCTTAATTTGAAGTAGTGTTAATACGCTAATTACTTTTTCATCCATGTTATATATACGTTTCATCAATAACATTTTCATTTCATCAACCTGGACTTCCAGCGACTTAATTTCATCTATAAGTTTTATTGATTCGTCGATGTTAGCAATAAGCTTGCTTACTGAAAAATACATCGTTTCAATAGCCTTCACACATAATTTCACATAAGCACTAAGCTCTGGTTCTAAAATACTCAGTATTTTTTCATCAAACTTTCTCTGAGTCATAATTCTAGACGTATCCTTTATTGAATCCATTACCTCATCTATTTTCTCAGTTAACATCAATATTGTTTCTCTGAAATCCGGCATGTATGCTTCTTTAAAGATTTTTGTAGCGATCTCTTCCCGCTTAACATCAGTTTTATGTTCTTCTCTAGCAATTTCTAAACTCTTTTCTATTGCATATCCCCAATCTCCACTCTTTAATTTCTGAAATAAATCATCAAGTAAAAAGATAGAATCACGTACAATAATGGCTTGTTCCACTATCATTCGTAAAATATCATACTCCTTACTCTGTAATAGGCTTCTAATACTTTTCATTACAACGCAATCTTTTTTATAGAACAACGTATATAAATACTTTTTATTCATCCTTCAATGGAGTTAGGTTGCAGTTTCTGAATAGCTAGCTTTTTTGCATTATCTTTTCACTTATGCGCGACGTTCAGTGGGTAAGTTAATAAACCGAATGAGCATCCATGAAACTCTAGAATGTGGAGCGCTTCACTGTTGTTCCCGAAAGCCTGCTCATGAAACTTTTAAGACTGAGACAGATAATAATAAAACGTTACGTTAACTATCCAACAACAGAACTCGCATGTACTGTTCTTAAATTTTTATGCAAGAATTAAACATTCTTAAGAGTGAAAGCTAACATTTTTTACTGAAAGTCTTGTTCTTTCAGTAAAAAGTTATGAAAACTTCATGAATTGTTCGTCTGATCTTTCAACTTGATTAATCTTTGCTTAAATTATTCAACATCTTTATTTTGTATGTAGATATGTAAAGATGTTTTTAAAGCGATAAATATTTTTGTTTGTGTCAGATAAAATGAGCTGAGTAGTGGAGTGGTCAGGTGTGACAAATAATGTAAG
This region of Thermoprotei archaeon genomic DNA includes:
- the ileS gene encoding isoleucine--tRNA ligase; this translates as MSKINQLPQKYMPVNYELEIFDFWDKNNVYHKVVELRKNKPKFYFLDGPPYVTNPIHVGTAWNKIIKDAFLRFYRMRGYMVWDRPGYDMHGLPIEVQVEKNLGLKTKRDILKLGVEKFVNECREWALKNLKIQEKQFKELGVWMDWEHPYRTIENEYIEAAWLFIKRSSEKGLLEHGEKVVFWCPRCQTVLSGYEVTEEYREVEDPSIYVKFKAKEMNADLLIWTTTPWTLPGNVAVMVHPKETYVKVKDKKTGETLILAKKRLEPVEKETGITLEIIEEFPGSKLEGVSYEHPLRDLIPIQSDLIHKVVLSEEYVSMEEGTGLVHSAPGHGREDFEVGMKYKLPALSPVDDAGLFTPEAGRYSGMYVKDADKIIIEDLKERGALLYTGKIVHRYPHCWRCKTPLIQRLSKQWFITVSKIKDELVKLSDQPAWIPQWALETRFKPWLRNAHDWAISRQRYWGIPLPIWKCETCGYSTVIGSLDELKSLAISIPDEPIDLHRPWVDKVVLKCPRCGNPAKRVPDVIDVWIDSGVAPWASLKYPSKKEDWEYLKPVDLIIEGQDQIRGWFYSLFTSGYITWDVPIYRQVVMHGFGLDETGRAMHKSLGNVINPDDVIPKYGRDALRLFELSNVIWEDLRFSINGVKEAFRTLSIIWNTFYFASLYMNLDKFDPTTNNIDRLREYLRNEDKWLLSKYQRVIKYMTESMEEGRIHDAVRTIINFLVEDVSRWYVKLIRRRVWIEPNDPDKLAAYATLYTALEGSLRLLAPYVPFITEKIYQSMFKNAQLPLSVHMLDWPSAREDLIDEKLEKLMDIAKQIVTASSMARQMKGMKLRKPVQRIIIVSKQSEVLDTIKTYENMLKTQVNTKNILLAQSEEVEKELKIIEAKLNLSKAGPILREDVNQVIEALKSMNGWEILDTINKNGFIEINTKKGIVKLDKEMLIFEEKVSGNFAVGQFYGGWVYIDLIIPKELEAEALAREIVRRIQTMRKQLNLPVDAFIKVHIAVPSQDEAELLRKTRKYITSEARAQSLRISLRKPSKKMNLIQEWEIENDTYIVGVSLVRENPVLKSLSDHELSSS
- a CDS encoding DUF47 family protein, with the protein product MKSIRSLLQSKEYDILRMIVEQAIIVRDSIFLLDDLFQKLKSGDWGYAIEKSLEIAREEHKTDVKREEIATKIFKEAYMPDFRETILMLTEKIDEVMDSIKDTSRIMTQRKFDEKILSILEPELSAYVKLCVKAIETMYFSVSKLIANIDESIKLIDEIKSLEVQVDEMKMLLMKRIYNMDEKVISVLTLLQIKDIILFMDNIVDNAEDVGDVLQLLYFAVKS
- a CDS encoding inorganic phosphate transporter translates to MSLTSGGNNSAIGPAILMGSGIFKRKSAIFSCAIGILAGVIINATLMINYGSTLIVNSKSSELLPVMISSIITLVLLSAFGVPTSVSQLVIVSIAGFAAAGIFIINWDYFLFTVVSWIVSVVLSVFLSAFFYNIFYQYSFSKPYVGLSFKVKLLIMFMSLYNSYLVGANVIGFVISIIRVSLTQIGHTELLLINGIAGALGLLVISKKIFIEVGFRLSRLGRIATLSALLSSNIIIQFFTVMGMPISVTQTVTGSLIGISLAKGSLRIGSSMKMFKNWIITPVIGVVISLFVYFVLLTFYGKI
- a CDS encoding cyclic 2,3-diphosphoglycerate synthase, with translation MGAAGRDFHNYNILYRNNTEYEIVAFTAAQIPGIADRKYPPELAGPLYPQGIPITSEYELPQIIKKYNVDEVVFSYSDVLYNDIMHKSSIVLSSGADFKLIAPEKTMIKSNKPVIAVTASRTGAGKSTVSRKLVSLLREEGVHVVVVRHPMPYGDLLNSIVIRLEKLEDLDRLNLTIEEKEEFESYMKMGIVAYEGVDYEKILKNAEHEADIIIWDGGNNDTPFYKPDLYITVVDPTRPGHEVGSYPGEINVMMADLIVISKVNTAKPDDIDTVEKNAHKLNPKATIVKAEFEISIDNPQMIEGKKVIVVEDGPSVTHGHMPFGAGYIAAKRYGASEIINPKPYAQGIFKEIYEMYKHTADVVPTIGYGTEQMKQLQEFINKIPGDTVVLGTPSDISRYLKLNKPVVHVKYEMVDVGEPNFSSIIKQWIAKKVKKAKLVSSL
- a CDS encoding CDC48 family AAA ATPase → MSSIREVELVVMEAEPDKVGTGYASMSRKIMGQLNIVPGDIIEIVGKRNTYAISWPLRFDDNRTIIRMDGIIRRNAGVSIGDTVKVHPATLKPATKVTLAPLDSRIPEDLLHHARSRIYERALSQSIPVNRGDVIQIPVGLGGRINLMVVSIAPGPSGIITDSTEITIRSEPVKEEEVMVARVTFEDIGDLEEAKMRIREIVELPLKHPELFKRLGIDPPRGVLLYGPPGTGKTLLAKAVASESGAHFITINGPEIMSKFYGESEARLREVFREAEENAPSIIFIDELDAIAPRRSEVTGEVEKRVVAQLLALMDGMKGRGQVIVIGATNRPDAIDPALRRPGRFDREIAIGMPDKRARKEIFLVHTRNMPLDNDVNLDELAQITHGFTGADIAALCREAAMNALRRFLPKINLDAETIPPEILQELKVTMADFEAAMRDVPPSVLREVLIEVPEVHWEDIGGIDDVKQLLREAVELPIKKPEIFEEAGIRPPRGILLYGPPGTGKTLLAKAVATESEANFIAVRGPELLSKWVGESEKGIREVFKKARQAAPCIVFFDEIDAIAPARGLRSGDSGVTERMVNQLLTEMDGLQTLKNVVVIGATNRLDIIDPALLRPGRFDRIIFVPPPDLKARIEIFKVHTKKMKLAEDVNVEELALRTEGYTGADIEAVCREAAMEAIREGVRPVKVAARHFEKALKNVPSSVTQDDLKYYMEVYNQFRKSSRQPEKKPVGIYM